In Acanthopagrus latus isolate v.2019 chromosome 6, fAcaLat1.1, whole genome shotgun sequence, the genomic window ttttgtttgacaaTTGCTACTTGAATGCGATACATCAGATTGCGTAAGGTTTTATTTATATCACACTCTGGTGGCTGCTGCACGTGACGTCAAATGATCTATTTTAGTCAACTGATCTAAAGTAATAGTCTGAGGAAACTGCTGCTTCAATAACAACTGTCACGTGTTTCAGGGTGCAGCCTGCAGTCAAGGTTAAGATGAGAATAATGGTTGTGAATCTAGAGGGAAGGTTTAGCCCCTCgctttttaaatcctttttgtCCCCCGTTGACTTTCATTATTTCAGAGGTTGATTGTCTCACTGAAGTCTGactcaacattgttttcttACTGTGCTGCCACCACAGACCAGCTGAGCAACCATCGAAATTTATATCAACTTTTGAGACCATCTGATCGATTTTGAACGTCAGAAGCAGAATTCTTGTTCTGAGTCGGCAACCATCGATTTAGCTAAAAAGACTGAGACTAAAAAGAGAAGCTGGTGAACGTCCTCTCAGCGATCAATAAAGAATTATCTTCTTAAActattcatatgtgtgtgtgtgtgtgtgtgtgtgtgtgtgtgtgtgtgtgtgtgtgtgtgtgtgtgtgtgtgtgtgtgtgtgtgtgtgtaccatgcTCAGACGCCACGTTCATCAGCAGTTGGTGTTGCTGGTGTGTCGGCTTGCTGAGGTAAAGTACCCATGATCCCTCGGGGCTGTTCATTCTTCGAGCAAACACTCGCTCCATGATCTTCAGCAGCAGTATCCCCTGGTCCGCACGAAACTCCTCCtgtctcacacacgcacgcacacacacacacacatttttctgcaaGTCAAAACTTGATTAAGCTGTAACAGAGTTTTTCCTCTACAGACACGTCTGACGCCGGAGCCTGAGCGGACTTTTTGCTCATGAATATAGAAATGAATCTGCAGATAAACAGCCGTAATGATGTCTTGCTGTTGTTAAGAAACAGACTACAAGGCCGTTGTGGTAGCGGGGAGGGCTGGCGATGCTACAATGGCGGCAGACGCTGCGATCAAGGTCTGTCCTCCGTCACCACCACTGTATACACAAAAACAGACGGCCTCCAGCTTTAATGTCTGTCTGTAAAACTCAACAGTCTTTTTATTCTGGATCAGACAGCGTGGGAGAAACGTCTGGCTGCTCCTGCTGTCgtcaaatacaaaatatcatCTGCATTCAAAACCGAAATGTGTCAGAGTTCAGTTTAAGGTCTGTCATGGCCACGCTGTGACAATAAAGGCatttaaattgttaaaaatgaGAGAGCCTTGGAGCTTTGTGTATCCCCATCACAAGAGCACCTCTGATTAATTCAACCGGAGTCCAGGCAGCGCTCCTACCCAGACACAAGGCCTCGTCAAACCACATCTAAAGGCAGAAGTTTGAGGATTCTTATACTTACACAATTCAAGTTTTGCGTCATGTTGAGGATGACGTAGCCTCGTCCGGTCAGCTCGCTCCAGTCGACACACACCACCTGAAAGATTCTCCGTTAGCTCCTGTTCCTGAGcagtaatgtgaatatttaaatcCTTAGATTTAGACTCATCCTGTGCGAATGCGTTGATGTAAATGTACCTGGTGCTCCTCCAGATCATCAAAATCACGGCCGGGTACGAAGACCTCAGTGACTCCACCtcccctgacctttgacctgtggGCCGGCAGGGGCGTGGTCCAGTCCCAGGAGGAGTCGGTGAAGCCGACGGTGGTGGAGGGTTCTGTTGTGAGCGGGCTGATGGGTCCGATTCTCgtttcctctttctccatctttccccatctctcctcctcctccgcctcttcGCTTCTGTCGTTCAGTCGAActcctgaaacaaaaacaaaaaaaatcagcttataatgaatttattattaattcttTAATATTCTGCCACCAAATCAGTTTAATCCATCCGTtatacttgtgttttttaatatttaaaaggCTATAAAAAGACACCAGCTTCTGAACTctttaaatacagacacaaactcTCATGACAGTCACATTTAACGAGTCTTCTCACCTTTGAActcatgttgtccctgttcctcctcttcctccacgcTGGGCTGCAGAGGCTCTCTGCTGGGAGCCATGCCGACCTCTGGAACAGTGGGATTCTGGGAAAACACGCCTTTGTGTGCCAGACCggtctcttcctcttcctcctccctctcagtcTCTTCGTCCTCTGTCTCATCTGCAGCGACACACCAGGTGTTAAACTAAAGCAGTCCGTCCAACATCTCTCAACGTTTCAGCCGCTGGCTTGTACCTTTTGTATACGTTCCCAGCAGCCCGAAGTCTGTTCCTGTGTCCGTCTCGGGGGTGGCAGTTCCCACGgcgtctcctccagcagcaggaggagcagcagtgggTGTAGTACTGGTTGTAGCGATGGAGCGGTGGAGGCCTCCATACCCGCTGGAGTGACcatcttcctccccctctgcctcccaCAGCTCTCGCTCTAAGGGCCCCACCTGTACATTAAGACCATAAATCAGATGAGAGAGGCTCTgagttgattaaaaaataaaatatacattaatcCGACCGTCATATATCCCCGTGCCCTCCTCAGAGCTTTGTGATCCCGACCTTCTGATTGGTGGAGTTTGTCGGGGCTGTTCGCAGAAGTTTCTCTGCTGACTCATTTGCCCAACAAGACACAACTAATCACATGAAGCAGTTAAAGACTAATTAAACTTTCCAGCGGAGGGTTAGCAGGTGAAGCCCTGGATTACATCTCATCTACTGCCATCCAATTAAAGCTCGACTGCAACACGAGgagttctcttttttttttttttttccatgctgCAAACTTAAACACAGCAGGGGGTCCAAACAAAACCACGAAAAACACTCTGTGAGACGGTCTCGCATCAAAGGCAGTCGACTTGTTTGTATGCTGAATAAAGAGACaaagtatatttacatatttatatatatatataaatattttatttgacctgaaaaacactttgaacagtgcatgtttgtgtgcaggattCCTGGTGTGTGTCGTAGAGCTGAACTTGgcagacttttaaaaaaggtcTTCTGTTAttaagcttttaaaatgaaggttCGGGAACAAGACCCCACTAATTCAATCACTGGTGTTGATCTAAAGCCATTTCTCTCCTTTGCGTTGGTTCCAACGAGCACTTCAGTTTCCTCAGAGCATCACCGACATGCGAGTGAGGGTTACTAATCGTCTCCCTCTTCGATTGTAGGAACCACAGAGGGAAGACGAGTAGGAGGGTTCACAGAGACGTGCCTCCACACTGGGTCTCGACCTCAGGGTTCCTCAGGCCGTCTCCTGGAAATCGACACCCAATCATCCCGCAAAACACGACTCTCATTCAATCTTTGGAGCATCAAATAAATCTGCCTTAAGAGATGTAAATTACAGTGACGGCAGTGGCAATGAATTACTTGTTCTCAGGTTCGCTGCAGCACTCAACAATCAGTCGTCTCGTAATTCATCTCCAAAAAAAACCAGCAGCTGCAAACATTTCTTCTATTTCATGACTGTGAGATGAGCGTGAAGCAGAATACATTTCTGAATCGCTTCTGACTCGGAACAGACGCCCAAGAATCGAAATCAAATCACGAAACTGAGAGTCACAACAGCTGAAGGTTTAATTGGCTCTGAAGGCCGCCGAGCAAACGTTTTGattttggtttcaaaatgaTGAAGATTTGtgattgttcattttcattcaaaaagcatttctgttctCCATTTTTCATTGTGACACAAGAGAGAAATCTTCAGCCACTTGAACTTTATCCGCAGGATGGCGACCGATCACACACACGTGACTGACTGCATGAAAAGCAGTTTTTACCACAATAATGACACGAGAAAACCTTCAAATCCTGCCGTCTTTGTCACCTTCATGCACCTGGTCCACTGTTGTCTGaaccaggtgtgtttgttggatTGTGGAAAGTAACAGAAATGGCTGAAAGCAGCCTGCTTCATTATCATCCCATAAGCATTTTGTTTCAAGCAAGTCTCTGGTGGGATCGGGTTAAAAATCGACTTCACTTTGCAACAGATGAAATCAAAACAGCGGTACGGGCTGTCAGCGCtgagattttttcattttgtgatttttaacgGTGGCTTCTATCTGTCAAAATGTAGAGCAGTGACTGAGGCTTTTGTCAGGCGTCTCAGGTGAAATCTGCAAGCTGTGTGTGAAGCAAATATCCAGCCctaacaaatcaaacacagtggCATTCACAGTAACATATCCGCATCGATATCAAGGCAGCTTTTTAATCCGTCCTCACCTCCAGGATCGGGGCTGCACGATGCTCCTGTGGCCCAGAATCGTGCAGCTCATCTGGGGAGGAGATGCTGGGCTGCTGTGAGCTGGAGGGGTGGAAGGACGGGCTGTAGCCTGCGTGACACAAAGAGACATGTCAGAAACAGACCTGCTGTCAGCCAttgttccctctgctgctgtcatgagGATGTGACAGGAGACTCGCAGGAGataatgtatgtttgtgttaaaataaaaaaggtttttaaaggttttggcTCTGTCACTGCCTCCATGAAGCCGCacacaatattatttttttctttatccagcAGAGGATTTCATCTTCACAGGAATTCTGGCAGTCTCACAGATGTCTGCCTGCTCTGAGTCAATGTTTGCCTGGAgtgaaattaacatttaaacccAACATCTCCAGACTGAGCCGGCCAAATCCAGCAGATGTCGTGTTTGACCGGCAAATAATGAGAAGAGCACGGTGGAGCGAGCACAGTCTGTAGGAACGCTGGATTTAATGTGGATTCTCTGGATTTGGCCCCCAGGCAAATACTGTATCACTGcaggcagacagcagacagctcAACAGAAATATCATTGAACATGCAACCTCCTGCTGGAGAACGGCAGGTTTTTCCCAAAAGTTTGCATATGTGACCAAATCCCGGAGTGACGTACGGAGCGCTGAGATCATCAAAATTTCTACTCACCAATCAGAGCGTCCAGATCCGGGGTTGTGTGGTTGGCCTCTGAGACGTCCAGACCATGAACATCTTCTCCTCcccgctcctcttcctctcctctggcgtctccccctctcctctcttggtcctctcccatttctctctcccactcgtcctccccccctcttctctctcggtcctctcctccctcctctcctctgtctctgtcctccatgTCCGTCCCATAGAAGCCCGAGGCCTCCAGGGAGGCGTCGCCGGCTCCGGGCCCACCGACGAGCTCCTTCTCTGGGTCCCTGTAGCTCTCTGAATCCTGGGGAACCACCAGATGGACCATACGCTGAAAGTAGAGAAGATATTTGGTTAGACGGTCCGTCTGATAAACACGttacaaaataaatcatgatggCATCACCTttgactcctcctcacctccatcTCGTCTTCCACATCTACGCTTTCGTCCACAGCGGGCCAGGTCCTGGCCGGGGGCGCTGGGTGTAACTGGGAGGCGTTAGCGGAGTCCATCTTCGCCTGGGAGCGGGTTGTTTCATGTATCTCTGGCCGGCCCATGTCATGAACCAAGTTAGGCTGGGCTCGCACCAACTCTTGGACTGAGTGGCGTTTGGTCCTGACTAACTCCTGGATGAAGTGTGGCTGGGCCGGGCCTTCATCCTGGAACACACGGGCCACGGGAGGGCTGAGGGGAATGACGCGCTGGGACGAACCCAGTCTGAAGGCGTCGCAGCTCGACAGGAGCGCTACGGGAAGGAGAGACAAAACACtttgaaggtgatgatgatgatgatgatgatgcagcagCGTGCCAATTCTTTAGTCTCTGATTAAGTTTTAATGAGCTCTCTGAGGAAAATCGGACTGTGCAGAAAATAGATGCAAACACATCTAAGATAAGAAACGTAAAGAAGGAATGAGAACAAATGAGCAACAAGCACTTTCTCTTCGTCAGTCAATTCATtccttcatttgtttattggttCATAAACTCATTCAAGAGTTCACGGATCGTATAATTGGCTCTCGTTGTTGTTCATTCATTAGCTCATTCATGCTCTCATCCATCTATACGTCCATCACTAATCCCCCCGTCGACTGGCTGAGAGGTGGAGCCCTCCCTCCGGTCTCCCCCTCGTGTATCCCATAGTGCTCTCTGTCTGGGGCCACAGATGGCCGTCTGACCTCACGGGCTGACTGAGCAGATTATGATATCAACATGTCGACATGTCTCAAACACGTCTGCGGGAACGTTAAGCTCTCCGTCGCTACAAAGCCCCCACAGTCTTAAAGATGACAcatctccaccagctccttCCTGCTGACTGAACGGTTTCAGGAAGCAGAGTGTGAAGCAGCCGAGCTGACGGCCGAGCCGAGgagcttctttctctctgacagtttgaacttttaagtcaaaaatcTCCTAAAAAGTTTCACGAGGATTAATCAACCAGCTAAGAGACGGTACAGCCGTGCTAGCAGCTCGACAGCTCTTTGATTTATGCCAGCAAAGCCAAAAATGACAATGCTTTATGATGCCTTCTGTTTGAACCGGGAAGTCGGAATTTCCAAGTCGACAGCTTGAACCGGAACGTCCCGCTGAAGTTTGTGACTCCAGCatcaaaatccaagatggctgctgcaCGTCAACAGCTGTAGAATACACTTGTTTATTAAATTTGTCCAACCGACACACAAGACTCAGACTTATTTTGAggtaaacaaatgaaaaaataaagcacGTTATCATCGAGGAGATCCATCGTACAAAGTGACGGCACTGAAGGCTCAGAGATGTTTCTGGAGACTCTTCAGGCCACAAAGAGATTCATATATTCTGTTGTTATGTTATTACATTGTTATGATGCTACAGTGACATCTTTATAACCTGAGGCCAAAAGAAACTGTGGGACGGCGGTGAGGTGGCTTCATGTTGGTAGTCTTGAGCTTCAAGATCATTTATTCATACTAAAGGTGCAAAAAAAAGCTTCAGTAGATTCCTAGAACACCTGTAGCTTTTAATCAGCGTTACTCAAACAGTCGTGAACTAAATTAACACACAATGCACTGATGTGGCTCACTGATATGTGACTTTATGGACGGTAACGTCACTCTGCCTGTTCGCCGCTTTGGCCGCATTTTCTCAGCAACTATCTGATGGATCACaacaacattttgaacaaaTATTCATGGTCAGACGAGAAAGAATCCAACTGACTTTAGTGATCCGCTGACATTTCCTGTGCAGGCCAAAGTTACCCCCGACATAACACTACGAATTACACCTATTAATTGTATTTCAACATCTGAGCCAGTGGACTGAGGGACATGTTGTGCAGGAGGTCAGTAAATTAAAGGAACTTGAGATCTTAACACCATTTTCCATCTTAACAAAAGATGACAGATCATTTTATGtagtttgggggttttttgccTGATGGACTTCTCCTGATAAACCTGTTATTCTTTTAATCCTTTCATCATCTAATCTTATCTAATATTATCTGTgtgcaaataaaatacataaataactaaaacagatgtttcctttttctgtaGCCGACCATTAACTTTCTGTTTTTGGCCTccaaaaaaagacatctgacAACTCCTTCTCCAAATGAATGCTTTGTTTTACGCcccaaaacatgcaaaactaTTGAAATACCCATCAGCCCCAGCTGTACTTAGTGTTCCCTGCCAGGTAACGTGGATCAATTCACTGttaatttgtgtattttcatcaGATTTGTGGCCgataacaacaaacacagtatATCAGCTGTCGTATCCTTGACGGTACGACACCAACATGAAGTGAAACACTAACATCTCCTGAGACGATCAGGGCAGACTTGTAGTTCACATTCAGAGAGTGCTTGGTATAAAAACCAGTGGCCTGTAAAAATGTCCTGCCTGCTCCACTGCTCtctgtggagggaggaggaggaggaggaggaggaggaggaggaggacaggagaagAGATCCATCACCCGGAGGAGAAGTGCTGTGGTTGTTttaatccctctctctctctctctctctctcgctgcttCCTGAAGTCAGCACTGTCCTCGTACAACTCGTTATTAAAGTGTGTGTCCGAGGACCAAAAACACCAGGATGACGACGAGAGTTCAGCTGAGTCGAGAATCAGAACTCGTGTATTATTCACGTGAGAATCATGCTGGAAAACACGTAAACGTCTGGCTCCTAACTCACCGACTGATCCCATCAAACTTTGGATATCGGTTGAAGGATGGAGAAGTCAATGTTTGGACTTGTAGCGTCCATTAAAAAGCAGAAGAGGGTGTAAAATGTGCCTTGTTTGTGCTGATGTAGCTTTCACCTCACTCTCACTTCATGAAGCTTTCCTGATGCTGCACTATGGTGCCAAATGCCCGAGAGATATATTTCAGAAGAACGGCACAGTGCAGCTAATGCAGCGGTGGTGAAACACCGCGGCACAAATCAATACTTCTGTATCGACGACGGGCAGAATTGTGTCCGCAATATGAAAGGACTCCCTCCTGGTGATTCGTCAGCCGACTGTAATGCAGCTCTACGAGACGTTTTAGCGTCTTTCAGCGActtatttttggacattttggttGATTCTCGCTGAACGACGCTTcaggcagcagctgttttcagattaAAGCGCTGGTGAGCACAGGGGAGCATCGATCAGCTaaacaaacagatatttttctttcttttccattttcttttttactgtttaatGTTAAATTCCACCCAGTTTTTCGGGGGAAAGGCCCAACGACCCATCAACAAACCACGCCAGCCAGCTAACTCACTAATGAATCTAATCAGCTTTGTGCTGCTAAAAGCCAGAGACTGATTGATCGACGGGCGGATCGTTATATTATTGATTAAACTAGCTGGTTGAAGCCTACATGAGCAGATGACGGAAATATAATTGgatataaaatgcatttgtcTGTGGCATTTATTGTCACAGAGATGTATATGTGATTCAGTGAAGCTAACAGAGCaactaaacacacagacagagagtttCTAAACAGTTATTGACGAGTCCTTGATCGGCAAAATCTGTGTGAAAGGGTTTTCGGTTACATGCCTGAGACAAGATGTGTGGCGACCACAGGCTTGAGATATTTAACCGttataaaatacatcattaaatgtcccacatACAGGACATTTAGCCTTCATGCAGcagagtatttctacactgcAGTTTTGCTTCTTCGTCTTATATTTTGAGTTCTTTGTCCATCGCTGActgttgatgttgtgttcaaaaaaaacattaaaagcacataaaagtccacctctcctcagACGGCACACCTCAGTCCCACATCTACACAGCGGCCTCGAGCATTTTTTTGGTCCACAAAGGCAACTTTACAGCGTAAttacttcagaaaaaaaataaaatcttccaGAGTCCGTCCAGCTGGAGGGACCGAACAGCTGAGTTAACCTTATCAGCTTAATACAGATAAGCTCCACGCTGAGCTCAACCAGGCGGCCGATGAACAGGCGCCCGAGGGGAGAGAGATACCCTCCAGAGTTCATCCAACCACGCCGAGCCTGAGATTACAGgtgcagacaacaacaacaaaaaaaaaatctgccctTGACTTCAATTGATTGTGGAAAGGAGGCAAcaacagggaggagagaaaactgtTCGTCAATACCCAGAAAACTGCACACAGCCGGACTCGTCTGCGATGATTTACATCAACGATTCCTTTGAGACAAGACAGGAAAAACATTATCGACTGGGCTCCTCTGGACTGAACACTCACTCACgtctgtgttaaaaaaaaaaaatacagattgaaTTTCAGGGTTAGGTGTCAATAAATCACTTTATTTGGATGGTTAAATGTCCAGAATTGTGTTTCTCTTAACAACTACAATGTCTAAAAGAGGATGAGGGAAcgagtttgtctttcttttaccCACAACACCACCGAGGATAACGGATATTTAAAGCTAACGTCACTCCTTCACATGCAGCCttcaataaataacatttttggtTAAACAgcaaactattttgatgattcATTGCACAAAATGCATGAACAGAAATCACTCAAATCATGTCAAATGTGATTTGGGGTGGCTTCACTTTGTTAGCTTGCAGGTTGAAGTAGCTAGAAAAGCGATAAGCATGATTTTAAGGCTAATATAGCATGCTAATTGTCTAGAAATGTTAATTCTAGCATTCAGTGGGGAAGTGCTAGCATGTTAACAAGCTAACCAGCCAAAGTAATCACTTTATTTGGATGGTTAAATATTGAGAATTGTATATATCTTAACAACTACAAAGTCTTAAAGATGATGAGGGAGcaagtttgtctttcttttagCCACAACAACACCGAGGCTAACGGCTATTTTAAGCTAATGTCACTCCCTCACATGCAGCCTACTTTGAGATTAAAGAAACCACttgaattgaaataaaacatttttggttaAAAATCAAACTATTTTGTTGATTCATCTCACAAAATGCATGAACAGAAATCACTCAAATGTGAACTGGGGTGGCTTGACTTTGTTAGCTTGCAggttaaaaaaagttaaaagagcGATAAGCGTGATTTTAAGGCTAATATAGCATGCTAATAGCCTATGTTAATAGTAGCATTCAGTGGGGAATTGCTAGCAGTTTAACAAGCTAACCAGCCAAAGTAGTCACTTTATTTGAATGGTTAAATGTCCAGAATTGTTTTTATCTTAACAGCtataatgttttaaagaggATGAGGGAGtgagtttgtctttcttttagCCACAACAACACTGATGCTAACGGATATTTCAGCCTATAAAATGTAGCCTACTTCGAGATTAGTACAAGTACATTTTAGGctaaaaggcatttttttttctgtatcagcatctttatttttgtctcatgtgaatcattaaaatattttgatgactcatcctgcacagTTAGCCCGTAGCCTCACTAGCCGAGCATCATCGTGCTAATAGCCTGGTGATGCTAACTGTAGCTTTCAATGGGCTAGCATGTTTACAAGCTAACCTTCTAAACACATggatgtaaatatgtaaaaaaaaaaaaaagagaccagTGTAATAAAGCAGTTTAGTatgttctgaaaaaaacaaaaaactgaacattacgTAGCGTTAGCGAGCTTGTTAAAGCTCTGATGTTAGCATGACACCAGGGTGAGCAGCACGATCTGCAAGGAAGAGATAAATGTAGTCCCTTGTCTATTTTGGAGTACGGTGGAAcccaacagaacaaaaaaaaactaaatggcTGCAGCATTTGTTCTCTGTTGTGTTACGAGTATATACGTCTGTTTTGTGGTTCTGGGTGTGTGGtttattaaaaatgtcctcGGAGTCGCTGTAAATTTCCACAAACGCTGCAGAATTCCTTCAGTGTCCGTCCACGCAGTCAATAAAACCCGTCGAACGTCcatgttctgttgttttttttttccccggcgTCTGTAGCTCAGTGATTGGAAGGGGTGGCTGGTTCCAATCACTGGCTGTGTGcccaagtgtccttgagcatgAAGCTGAAACCCCAAAATTGcaatcagtgtatgaatatgtgCTGTCAGCAGTCAGTTTAATTGCAGTACCGTGTGTTGAGGAGGGGTGTTGCCTCCCTCCGTGCTTTAACACCCCTCAGAGCAGCTTATGTTCGGCTGGGATCCTCCTCCCCCAAATCCTCCCTCGCCCCCTCTGACAGCTCaccatcctcttcctcaccctgctctctctcctcacaaAGCCTCCATTTATAAAACTTCTcctaaatgttttatcaaaagACACATCCGAGACCGAGAGTCTGACTGAGTTTTAGACCTCATAACTGTGGGAGTGAACCATCTCCACAGAACTGATCCTCCATAATTCACCAGGAGGagcttcagagagagaaagaaacgaCCACAGAGACGACCGGAGCTTCAcatgaggggttttttttttttttttttttatcccactGCTGATCTATAATCATCATTAGTGCTGAGACGATGAATCCATTAGTCAATCGACAGAAAAACGGATGGTCGGATAAAACAAGGCATCTGAAAAACATCTCTGtgctatttttaatgtttttcttgaGAGACTGAGAAGATAAATCAGTAGATTCATCAGTAATAACGTGAAAAGAACCAACTGCAGCCCTAATTTTAGTCCCTTCCTAATCATTTAAGATATTTATCAAGAGAAATCACAGATCCCAGCGTCTCAAACGTGATGTATTGACTCTCACACGCGAAGGTAAACGGATAAAATTTGACTTTGACTGATGGTCAATCTAAACACTtccctttgtgttgtttttgcaattttctggCAAGACTGCAGCCCCAAATCTGGTATATGATCAATAATTTAAACaatttataaagaaaatacactGCTTCTAGCTTCTCTAATGAAATATTCAcctgcttttctgttttactttttctaaaTATCATTTTGAACTGAGTATCTTTTGGGATTTGGACTGTTGATCTGacaaaaaatgatatttaatttccatgatttttttttttttacacatttaacagTCAAAATATCTACAAGTGGAGCATTCTGCATGTAATCCAACGTAAAGTATTGATCAGAGTGTTCATCTTGTAAATACAGCTGATTTTAGAGCAAAACAATCAAgttaaattcaaattaaatgaagaGATTTAGTATTTGGGTCTTTGAGGCCGGTGGATCAATATGTCTGGAGATAGACAATCAAACTAATCGATGACACAAACACCCTAAATATGGTGTAAAATCACAGGAGTCTGTGTTCGCTGGCAGGTGAGCCATGTTCTGATCCATCACGTGATCAATAAATGTATCATGACGGTGCAAAAAAACTGATTGATCACTCCAATCATTTCTATGTGAGGATGAGGATCACCACTCTGCATGcatgtctggtgtgtgtgtgtgtgtgtgtgtcagacactgcagtgtgtgtgtgtgtgtgtgtgtgtgtgtgtgtgtgtgtgtgtgtgtgtgtgtgtgtgtgtgtctgctgattTAAGTGCACTGCGcgcctcccacacacacactgcctttcCTGTGACTCTGTGGATCcactttgcagattttttttggtatttatttatttatttatttatttcaaccTGAGCGGTCCATTAATACGGAACCGC contains:
- the podxl2 gene encoding podocalyxin-like protein 2, with product MLSTAADMPGPLHITLIALLSSCDAFRLGSSQRVIPLSPPVARVFQDEGPAQPHFIQELVRTKRHSVQELVRAQPNLVHDMGRPEIHETTRSQAKMDSANASQLHPAPPARTWPAVDESVDVEDEMERMVHLVVPQDSESYRDPEKELVGGPGAGDASLEASGFYGTDMEDRDRGEEGGEDRERRGGEDEWEREMGEDQERRGGDARGEEEERGGEDVHGLDVSEANHTTPDLDALIGYSPSFHPSSSQQPSISSPDELHDSGPQEHRAAPILEVGPLERELWEAEGEEDGHSSGYGGLHRSIATTSTTPTAAPPAAGGDAVGTATPETDTGTDFGLLGTYTKDETEDEETEREEEEEETGLAHKGVFSQNPTVPEVGMAPSREPLQPSVEEEEEQGQHEFKGVRLNDRSEEAEEEERWGKMEKEETRIGPISPLTTEPSTTVGFTDSSWDWTTPLPAHRSKVRGGGVTEVFVPGRDFDDLEEHQVVCVDWSELTGRGYVILNMTQNLNCEEFRADQGILLLKIMERVFARRMNSPEGSWVLYLSKPTHQQHQLLMNVASEHGVIGTKDLLGMLGEIRKSLTDAGIENYSAASSCQSRPSQTRSDYGKLFVVLVIIGSVCMVIITSGFIYICWQRRLPATKTTFRAEELHFVENGCHDNPMLDVANDSNPEMQEKKPSTNGLAGGGGGGDGGGEDSNRWQVFVNQAATEEEEEEQDTHL